The DNA window CTTCTCACGTATGGCGTCTATGATTGGTTCATGCAGTATTTGGAAAATCCGGACCTGTAACAACAGCGGATGTACAAAAGTCAAAGATCTTAAACATGTGATACTAAACAATTGGTGCTCCTCACTATGTTACAAACTTACTTTCTTCACAAACTTGAAGAGATGGCACCTTATTTCTCGTTGAAGATCTTCTGGTAAGTTTTCCATTAGACTATCTTCGTTTACACCTCTCGTTGCAGCCCAAGTATAACGCTCTGAATCTCGAACTAGCCTGCATATGCATCCAATACAAATAAACAGACTGATATTGCATGATGCTACTATTTTAGCTCtttgtatataaaaataggtagataaaaaaacatttttagaCAAATGAAATAATAACCATAACCATCCTTCAGAAAAATACCTTCGTAGATCTTCAGGCAAGCGACGATGACTCATCCACTGCTCAACATCACGGCGCCTGAGAGACATTTCTAATCTCCTgaaggaaaaaagaaataaaatatttcactACACTGAAAGTTGGATTGATTGAAGATATAAATCCAAGTTCCGTATCTCTCGTGTGAACTCGACATCCATTTTCTACCTGCGCCCAAGAGCCTGGAGAAAATTCTGCATATTCCCAATAAGCAAAGCAAAAAGCAGGAGACCAATCCCTATGATAGCCATGGTGAAAAGAACTTCCCACTCGAAGTAGCTCGGAACTTGATTTCCCGCAAGGGTACTAATTTGCTTCACAAAGATTGACAAGATGGATTTGTGTTAGACTCAAATCGTCTCTACAAGAATAATGAAACTATGGCATATCTAGCAAATCATGTAAAGGAAATTTTTCTCGAGTTTTTATGGTTAAGGACTTGTGTTCGTTTCTCAAAATGTGAGGAAACATGAAATCAATATAGATATAACATGATGGTGTCGCATAAAGATACCTGAAACCCCCAAAACAACGAGTACACGTATCTTTTAACTAAACTTCTATGAGTGGTTAGATTGACAGCAGTCTCATAAATCCCGAAGTCAAAACCTTCTTTCCCGAAACAAGCACTTGCATTCTCATTGTTCTTCCACATATCCCAATCTCCTCTACTATCCGTGAATCTCTCGTTAGCATTTCCGTGTCCGCAGTCGATGAATTCCGTACAGTCCGTAATATTGCTGTTACTACAAGCGTCTCGAAAACATTGATTGACCCTCTACACCGAAGTACATCCTTAAAAGTTAAAAAGGAACATAAtgcttgaaatttgaaaaaagaaGACAAAGAATGATGCTAGTAGCAGAGCAGTCGAACCTGCAGGCCAAAGAGATACCAACACGAGCCGACTACATGGCTTGCCAAAACAAAGGTAAGAAGATTGATGACAAAATTTGCCCATGCCGATTCAAAGATGAAGCCAGTTGGAGATAGACCAGTAACTAAAGGTAAGAATCTCCACAGCCTTGGAATATACTGTATGAGTATTGCTGCTCGAAGAAGATTTTTTGCATAATTTGCTCCAATTGAACCGGGTAAGACCACTAATATAATTATCTAAGAAAaaccaacaaataaataaactcAGTTTAAATGGTTAAAATGCTGGTCGGTGATATTGCTATTAAACAAGAAGATAGAGATATATTCACATGCAGTGATCAGATTAGAATATATTAATGCAGCAGATTAGCAGAAACAGGACAGACTACTTGCCTGTGGAAGGGGCAGTACAATGAAGAAATCAACAGCAAAGCATCCACGGAAATAATTTCGAGCAATCAATTTAGGGTCATCGACTAAATCTCCAGATCCAGCAACTCTGGACTCAGGAGCAACATAAGCTAGCCTGAACTGcaaaaaatgacataatatCTTTACTTGTAATTGTAAGAGATGTTTCGAGAAAAGGAGTCAAAGGACGCATCACTACTATGTCTTTTGCCCGAAAAGCTCTTTTGGTCTGCAAGTATTTGGATTGCAAAGTTCTTTAAGGAGAAAGCGAGAGAAAATTTTGCATAAGTAGGACCGAAATGCCCATTTTCACCGATCACTAGTGTAATTGTTTGAAAGTTCAGTTTTTTAAAAACTGAATCAATCTGAACCCACGTATCCCGTTTCCAGATAAGGATAGGAAAATTTAAGgataatatagtagtattaactTTCTTCACATGTATTATATGAGTAGTGCATGAGAATTAAGAGAATAAGATAATGTTTTCTTCTGTTGTCACAGTACAAAAATGATTGAGTACCCAACTGCACAGGCTAAAAACAGCATTGAACAAGGAACAACAAAAGGATTCAATGGAGTGGTAAGGGTGTGCGAGTGCATGTACCTGAAGGAGTATATGGAGCAAGTAAATGAAGTCAGTCATGCTTCTCAAGACGATCATTGCTGTTGTCATCGGCCAATTTAGTACTATGCACTTATTATCCTGGTAAAAGATAGTGACGTTCAGATTTATACGAGATGTGGGAGCTTATTTGTTGCCTTCTGTATTTATATACAGAAGGTTACACACATAACTTTGGAAATGAAGACTAAAACAATCAATTTACAAGATACTATTCTCACATTTCATAGCATCCAGTGAAGCTAATCATGAAAAGACATGAATAGAGCAAGATCAACTTGCTTTAAAAAGCTTACCTGCTGCACAAATAACAGGAAAAAGAATAATGGGTCCAAAAACACTGCAAACGAGCAAGCAAGGACAAAGAACTGGTTCCACCGTTGAACATGTCCATTGTGGGGGTTCATAACTGTTCCAATATAAGGGAACAGAAAGGACCACATTCTCTTAGCCCAACCTTTCCCATCTCCATGTATCATATTGTGAAACTGTAACAAATGTATCAGAATAACACCAAAATTAATACGTAAAACTTGTTAAGCATTACGAACTGCTAGACAGTGTGCAAAACTTAGAAGTTTGGTTATCAagagaaatgtgaagaaaacaAATCATGCAGTCAAGCAGTTGTAATTTCAACAAAAAGAGATAGCTTAGATGCAAACACAGTTCCACTTCAAGAAATAAGGAAAAGGGTTTTTACATTGCAATATTCCTGGGTCCCGTGACATAATTTTTAATACCTTTGCATCAAATATCTCTGTTTTTCTTGAAGGCTTTGTGCGCCCCTTAACATTGTAATACATTGGACAAGTTGTGCAGTATGGATCATTGCACATCCCCAGTTGCCCTGACTTCAAAAGATGCTCATTCCTACCCCCATAATTCTCCGCTGACCAACCATTATTGGCAGCCCCATCTAGTTTGGGCTCAGTCGCCTTTAGGCGTAGTGTACCTTTGGGAGGTTGAAAGACAAACTCCTGGTTGCGGTTCGCATATAAAGGACCGCTCATCTGTGTATTAGGAGCCCGTCTTGGATTTCTCAAAGGACCGGTGAAACCCACAAGACTTGGCTCATATTCAGAGGAATCCATAGAGTTTGAAGGCACAGACATCGAAGCACTTCTTCTGG is part of the Salvia splendens isolate huo1 chromosome 6, SspV2, whole genome shotgun sequence genome and encodes:
- the LOC121808589 gene encoding probable cyclic nucleotide-gated ion channel 20, chloroplastic codes for the protein MSSYERDEIPMLPTAYLQSDAGDDSGSRGLSTRRSASMSVPSNSMDSSEYEPSLVGFTGPLRNPRRAPNTQMSGPLYANRNQEFVFQPPKGTLRLKATEPKLDGAANNGWSAENYGGRNEHLLKSGQLGMCNDPYCTTCPMYYNVKGRTKPSRKTEIFDAKFHNMIHGDGKGWAKRMWSFLFPYIGTVMNPHNGHVQRWNQFFVLACSFAVFLDPLFFFLLFVQQDNKCIVLNWPMTTAMIVLRSMTDFIYLLHILLQFRLAYVAPESRVAGSGDLVDDPKLIARNYFRGCFAVDFFIVLPLPQIIILVVLPGSIGANYAKNLLRAAILIQYIPRLWRFLPLVTGLSPTGFIFESAWANFVINLLTFVLASHVVGSCWYLFGLQRVNQCFRDACSNSNITDCTEFIDCGHGNANERFTDSRGDWDMWKNNENASACFGKEGFDFGIYETAVNLTTHRSLVKRYVYSLFWGFQQISTLAGNQVPSYFEWEVLFTMAIIGIGLLLFALLIGNMQNFLQALGRRRLEMSLRRRDVEQWMSHRRLPEDLRRLVRDSERYTWAATRGVNEDSLMENLPEDLQREIRCHLFKFVKKVRIFQILHEPIIDAIREKLKTKTYIKGSNIMVRGALVDKMVFIIRGQMVNKGEDGIETVLTEGGVCGEELLTWCLEHSSVNKDVKRRIPGPRLLSNRKVTCLTNVEAFVLRCADLEEVTSLFARFLKSPRVQGAIRYESLYWRARAARQIQVAWKYRMKRINRADSV